The DNA sequence CGCCGAAACCGATCAGGGTGAATTTCGGTCTCGGGCGGTGGTGAGTGCGACCGGCACATGGTCGACACCCTTCATTCCGGATTACCCAGGGCGCGACCTGTTCCGCGGACAACAGCTCCATTCAGCCCGCTATGTCAGGCCAGATGCATTCGTCGGCCAGACCGTCCTCGTCGTCGGTGGCGGCAATTCCGGCGCGCAGATCCTCGCCGAAGTATCAAAGGTCGCCGAGACGACCTGGGTGACGGTGACCGAGCCGCTGTTCCTGCCTGACGATGTCGACGGCCGGGTGCTGTTCGAACGGGCGACAGCGCGGCTGCGCGGTGGATCGGCCGATGCGCCCATCGGTGGCATCGGTGATATCGTGATGCTGCCGCCGGTCATCGAGGCGCGGGAACGCGGCGTTCTGCAGTCCGTCAGGCCCTTCAACCGCATGACCGCGGGCGGGGTCGTTTGGCCGGACGGCCGCGAGACATCCGTCGATGCGATTATCTGGTGCACCGGATTTCGTCCAGCGCTTGCGCACCTGGCAGGGATGGGCGTGATCGAGGCCGATGGTCGCGTCGCCGTAGAAGCCCAGCAGTCCGTCAAGGAGCCAGGATTGTGGCTTACCGGTTACGGCGACTGGTGCGGCGCCGGCTCGGCGACGTTGATCGGGTCATCGCGCATTGCACGCGATCTCGTGCCGAAACTTCAGGCGCATCTTGCGTCGACGATGGCGACCTGACCGAACAGCCGCCCGTTCGCGCCTAAGCCCCGGTCAGGTCCCGCGACCGAGGGCGGCTGTAATATGGCTGTCCGCCTCGGTCACGATGCCCTTGTCCTTGCGTTCGGAATAGCGGTCGACAAGTTGCGCAGCATGCGGCCGCATCAGAATGGTGAAGCGCACCAGTTCCTCGACCACATCGACGATACGATCATAATATGCTGACGGCAGCATGCGCCCGGCCTCGTCGAATTCCTTGTACGCCATCGCGACGCTCGACTGGTTGGGGATGGTGAACATCCGCATCCAGCGGCCAAGAATCCGCAGCGTGTTGACGCTGTTGAACGATTGCGAGCCAGCGCTGACCTGCATCACCGCCAGCGTGCGCCCTTGGGTGGGCCGCTGGCCCTTCATCTCCAGCGGCAGATGATCGATCTGGGTCTTCATGATCCCAGTGATCTGGCCGTGGCGTTCGGGACTGCACCAGACCTGGCCTTCCGACCAGATCGAATGGGCGCGCAGTTCCGCCACCGCCGGATGGTCGTCCCCTGCAACCTGGTCGGGCAGTGGCAGGTCCGACGGATTGAAGATCCGCGTCTCCGCACCGAAGAGTTGCAGCAGCCGCGCCGCTTCCTCGACGACCAGTCGCGAGTAAGATCGTTCGCGCAGCGAGCCGTAGAGTAGGAGAATGCGCGGCGGCGGATCCAGCGGGCCAAGGCCGTCGCCCGGACTGGCGCGAACGAAACTGGGGTCGAGTGCTGGCAGATGGTCGGGGTCGCGAAGCGTCAAAAGTCGGGTGGTCATCCGGTTGGCTCCGTGCCGGCGACAAGATACGCCGGCAATTCGTCAGCCGGCTTGGTCGCGAGTTCCGCGTCGGTCAGGCGGGCGTAGATTTCGATAAGGTTGCCGTCGGGGTCGCGTAGCCAGAGCTCATGCAGCGGCGTGCCCTTCCAGGTGGTGCGTGGCGGCTTTTCGACGGCGACGCCAAAGTCGACAGCGCGATGATAGCTTTCGATCACCGCAGCCTTGTCGGCAACCGCGAGGCCCAGATGGTAAAGCGTATCGTGGTTGAGCGGCTTACCGTCAGCAACGACGATGACGAAGTTGAGGTTGAGATCGGGGCGCAGGAAGGTCGCATAGCGATGCGTCCATTCCTTCGGCCAGGCATCGAACAGCCAGGCATAGAAACGCGCGCAGGCGGGCAGGTCGGCAACGCGAAGGCTGGCGTGGAACTCGGTGCCGGGCGGGCCTGGCGGCAGGGCAAGCAATCCATGCAGCACGTCGAGCCGCGCCGCGATCACATCGCGCGCCGTAGCAAACCGCGCCCGCAATTCGTCTTCGGTCAGGGTCGGGTCAGTCGACGCCGGGTCGGCGATTGGCCAGTGCAAGCGCTTCACCCGGCCCGGCAGCACCGGGCAGACCTCCTCGGCGCAAAGCGTGATGACGAGGTCGATCGATGCCGGATCGATGTCGGCGACGGATTTGGAGGTGTGGCCGCTGATGTCGATGCCCTTATCGGCCATGGCGGCGATCGCGAAGGGGTTGACCCGCGACGGACTGGAGCCAGCGCTCATCACGACGGCATCATCGCCGAGCATGGCGCGGGCAAGCCCTTCCGCCATCTGGCTACGTGCCGAATTGGCGACGCAAAGGAACAGGATGCGCATGGTGTCAGGCTTTCTTGGATTCAGGTGCGCGGATCGGGGTTTCCTGCGCCGGGAACCAGTGGGTGGTGCGATTGGCGAACCATACCAGGGAAAGCATCACCGGCACCTCGACAAGGACGCCGACGACGGTGACAAGCGCAGCGATCGAGTTGAGCCCGAACAGCCCGATGGCAACGGCGACGGCAAGTTCGAAGAAGTTCGATGTGCCGATCATCGCGCACGGCGCCGCCACATTGTGCGGCACCCGCCAAGCCTTGGCGGCCCAATAGGAAATGGCAAAGATGCCATAGGACTGGATCAGCAGCGGCACGGCGATCATGGCGATGACGAGGGGCTGGCTGAGAATGATCTCGCCCTGGAAGCCGAACAGCAGCACAACCGTGGCGAGAAGGCCGACAATGGAGAATGGCTTCACCGCAGCCGTGAATGCCGAGACGGCGGCTTCGGCTTGCGCCTGACTGGCGGCATCGCGGGTCATCAACACGCGGGTGATGATGCCCGCTACCAGCGGCACGACGACATAGAGCCCTACCGACAGCAGCAACGTGCCCCATGGCACCACGATATCGGTGACGCCGAGCAGCAGCGCGACGATCGGCGCATAGGCAAAGACCATGATCGCATCGTTGAGCGACACCTGCGCCAGCGTGTAATTTGGATCACCCTTGGTCATCTGCGACCAGACGAACACCATCGCGGTGCACGGCGCGGCACCAAGCAGGATCAGCCCGGCGATATACTGGTCCGATGTTCCCGGGGCGATGAAAGGCGCAAAAACGAATTCGAAGAACAGGACGCCGAGCGCAGCCATGGTGAAGGGCTTGATCAGCCAGTTGACCGTCAAGGTGATGATCAGACCCTTGGGCCGTTCATGGACCCGCGCAAGGGCGCGGAAATCGACCGCCACCATCATCGGATAGACCATGAACCAGATGAGCACGGCGACGACGAAATTGACCGAGCCATATTCGAGCGACGCCAGAAACGCGACCAGCGCCGGAGCGATCTCACCCAGTGCGATGCCGGCGATGAGTGCAAAACCCACCCAGACGGAGAGATAGCGCTCGAAAATGGGCATCAGCAGGCACTCTCGAGTTTGCGATCTGCGGGCACCCCGCTCGGCGACGGAAGTGCTGCCAGGATGGAATCGATGATGTCGACCCAGGCTTGTGGAACATCCTGCCGGCGCCGGTAGCGAACCCATTGCGCATCACGCCTGTCCGAGAGCAGCCCGGCCGCTTTCAGGCGGCTCATGTGGCGTGACATGCGCGACTGGGTGGCACCCAGCTGATCCATCAGGTCACAAACGCAGTGCTCGTCGCCATCCCAGACAATCTGCAGCGCGCGCAGCCGCGTGGGCTCGGCAAGCGCGTTCAAAAGGTCGCTGATCTTATCATCCACCGCCGCTTTCTATGCGTCTATGCGCATAACCGCAATAGCATGGCTCCGGACGATCAGGAAACAGTGGCCTAGCGCCCCACCGGCAGTGCAAGGGCCTGTCGCATGACGTAGTAGAGCGTGTTCTGCTCGATCGTGCCTTTCACCAGATGGGCCATCGGCCCTGACGCACGCGCGAGCACGTCGTCGCCGGCATGGGTCTCTGAGTTGAGCGGGACGAGGGACTGCTGTTTATAATCGAGCGCGGTGGTGTCGACCTGCAGCGGGTCGGGTCGCGGCGTCTCTGTGACTGCACCAGGTCCACCGGCATAGCCGAGCGTCGTATAGCCCTTGCCGTCCTTTGCCTTGACGGCTTGCCCTCCGAAGGCCGCCGTACCGAGTATCGGATTGCCGCGGCTCGGATAGCCGCTGATCGACATCGTGTGACTATGGTCGGCCGTGACCAGCACGAGTGTATCCTGGCGGTTCGTCATCTCGAGGGCCGCCTTGACGGCCTCGTCGAGCGCGATGGTATCTTCCAGCGCGCGACGGGCATTGCCGGCGTGGTGCGCATGGTCGATCCGGCCGCCTTCCACCAGCAGCACATAGCCCTTGTCCCGGCTGCCCAGCATGGTGATTGCCGCGCGCGTCATTTCGGCGAGGGAAGGCTCGCCGCCGACGTCCTTCGCGCGATCGGCTTCATATTGCATATGGTCCGGCTCGAAGAGGCCAAGCAGGCGCGACGTGCTGCGAAGATCGACTTTGGCGAATGACTGGCTGCTCCAGACATAGGCGCCGCGTGGATTGCGATTTTGCCATTCAGCGGTCAGGTCGCGCTTGTCGGTGCGCTTGCCCTTGCGATCTGCGTATTCAGGATCTGATGCACTGGCCGGCAGGAAAAAGGCGCGCCCACCTCCCAGGATGACGTCGAGACGCGAGCCGACTTCGCCTTCGATCATCTGCCGGACGACGTCGATGCAGCCCTGTTTGCGGGCATCCGCCGAAAGGTCGCCGTCCGCTTCCCAATCACGTTGGGGCGTGTGCGCATAGCTCGCAGCCGGCGTGGCATGGGTAATTCGCGCCGTCGACACCACCCCGGTCGCGAGTCCCTGCCCCTGTGCAAGTTCGAACAGCGAAGGCAGGCGATGCGACTTGCTTGCCGCGCAATCATTCTCGGCTGCTTCCGGCCCAATGCCGATGACGCCGTTGCGCGTCTTGACCCCCGTCAGCATTGCCGTCGCCGTC is a window from the Polymorphobacter fuscus genome containing:
- a CDS encoding alkaline phosphatase; the encoded protein is MFHRSAVIFAALVLTVSPDTTVAQPASTTDAYRAQAMAELERLNAEAPIVGKARNIILFIGDGMGVTTLTAARIHQGQRQGVDGESFVTAMDRLPNTALVKTYSHDGQVSDSAPTATAMLTGVKTRNGVIGIGPEAAENDCAASKSHRLPSLFELAQGQGLATGVVSTARITHATPAASYAHTPQRDWEADGDLSADARKQGCIDVVRQMIEGEVGSRLDVILGGGRAFFLPASASDPEYADRKGKRTDKRDLTAEWQNRNPRGAYVWSSQSFAKVDLRSTSRLLGLFEPDHMQYEADRAKDVGGEPSLAEMTRAAITMLGSRDKGYVLLVEGGRIDHAHHAGNARRALEDTIALDEAVKAALEMTNRQDTLVLVTADHSHTMSISGYPSRGNPILGTAAFGGQAVKAKDGKGYTTLGYAGGPGAVTETPRPDPLQVDTTALDYKQQSLVPLNSETHAGDDVLARASGPMAHLVKGTIEQNTLYYVMRQALALPVGR
- a CDS encoding ArsR/SmtB family transcription factor, with translation MDDKISDLLNALAEPTRLRALQIVWDGDEHCVCDLMDQLGATQSRMSRHMSRLKAAGLLSDRRDAQWVRYRRRQDVPQAWVDIIDSILAALPSPSGVPADRKLESAC
- a CDS encoding ArsO family NAD(P)H-dependent flavin-containing monooxygenase; the protein is MAEAHDVIVIGGGQAGLATGYYLRRAGLDFVILDAEAAAGGAWRHAWDSLRLFSPAGYSSMPGWPMPARTEPGYPSRDDVIDYLTRYEARYDLPVRRPVLVSNVARDGDRLHAETDQGEFRSRAVVSATGTWSTPFIPDYPGRDLFRGQQLHSARYVRPDAFVGQTVLVVGGGNSGAQILAEVSKVAETTWVTVTEPLFLPDDVDGRVLFERATARLRGGSADAPIGGIGDIVMLPPVIEARERGVLQSVRPFNRMTAGGVVWPDGRETSVDAIIWCTGFRPALAHLAGMGVIEADGRVAVEAQQSVKEPGLWLTGYGDWCGAGSATLIGSSRIARDLVPKLQAHLASTMAT
- the arsB gene encoding ACR3 family arsenite efflux transporter — translated: MPIFERYLSVWVGFALIAGIALGEIAPALVAFLASLEYGSVNFVVAVLIWFMVYPMMVAVDFRALARVHERPKGLIITLTVNWLIKPFTMAALGVLFFEFVFAPFIAPGTSDQYIAGLILLGAAPCTAMVFVWSQMTKGDPNYTLAQVSLNDAIMVFAYAPIVALLLGVTDIVVPWGTLLLSVGLYVVVPLVAGIITRVLMTRDAASQAQAEAAVSAFTAAVKPFSIVGLLATVVLLFGFQGEIILSQPLVIAMIAVPLLIQSYGIFAISYWAAKAWRVPHNVAAPCAMIGTSNFFELAVAVAIGLFGLNSIAALVTVVGVLVEVPVMLSLVWFANRTTHWFPAQETPIRAPESKKA
- a CDS encoding VOC family protein, with the protein product MRILFLCVANSARSQMAEGLARAMLGDDAVVMSAGSSPSRVNPFAIAAMADKGIDISGHTSKSVADIDPASIDLVITLCAEEVCPVLPGRVKRLHWPIADPASTDPTLTEDELRARFATARDVIAARLDVLHGLLALPPGPPGTEFHASLRVADLPACARFYAWLFDAWPKEWTHRYATFLRPDLNLNFVIVVADGKPLNHDTLYHLGLAVADKAAVIESYHRAVDFGVAVEKPPRTTWKGTPLHELWLRDPDGNLIEIYARLTDAELATKPADELPAYLVAGTEPTG
- the arsH gene encoding arsenical resistance protein ArsH, which gives rise to MTTRLLTLRDPDHLPALDPSFVRASPGDGLGPLDPPPRILLLYGSLRERSYSRLVVEEAARLLQLFGAETRIFNPSDLPLPDQVAGDDHPAVAELRAHSIWSEGQVWCSPERHGQITGIMKTQIDHLPLEMKGQRPTQGRTLAVMQVSAGSQSFNSVNTLRILGRWMRMFTIPNQSSVAMAYKEFDEAGRMLPSAYYDRIVDVVEELVRFTILMRPHAAQLVDRYSERKDKGIVTEADSHITAALGRGT